Proteins found in one Muntiacus reevesi chromosome 2, mMunRee1.1, whole genome shotgun sequence genomic segment:
- the SARS2 gene encoding serine--tRNA ligase, mitochondrial, whose amino-acid sequence MAASIVRRLAPLVAGRGLRLRGGCVCNQSFKRSFATERRDRNLLYEHAREGYSALPQLDMEPLCAYPEDAARALELRKGELRSKDLPGIISTWQELRQLREQIQSLEEEKGAVTESVRALVVNRDNNQVQQDPQYQSLRARGREIRKQLTLLYPKEAQLEEQFYLRALRLPNQTHPDVPVGDESQARVLHVVGDKPAFSFQPRGHLEIAEKLDIIRQKRLSHVSGHRSYYLRGAGALLQYGLVNFTLNKLIHRGFTPMTVPDLLRGVVFEGCGMTPNAKPSQIYNIDPSRFEDLNLAGTAEVGLAGYFMDHSVAFRDLPIRMVCSSTCYRAETDTGKEPWGLYRVHHFTKVEMFGVTGPGLEQSSELLEEYLSLQMEILTELGLHFRVLDMPTQELGLPAYRKFDIEAWMPGRGRFGEVTSASNCTDFQSRRLHIMFQTEAGELQFAHTVNATACAVPRLLIALLESYQQKDGSVLVPPALQPYLGTDRITTPTHVPLQYIGPNQPQKPRLPGQPASS is encoded by the exons ATGGCTGCGTCCATAGTGCGACGCTTGGCGCCTCTAGTGGCTGGTCGGGGCCTGCGGCTTCGAGGAGGCTGTGTCTGTAACCAGAGCTTCAAGAGAAGTTTCGCTACGGAGAGACGGGACCGGAACCTCCTGTACGAACACGCGCGTGAGGGCTACAGCGCGCTCCCTCAGCTGGATATGGAACCACTGTGCGCATACCCGGAAGATGCCGCGCGCGCGCTGGAGCTCCGCAAGGGGGAGTTGCGGTCGAAGGATCTGCCCGGCATC ATCTCGACATGGCAGGAGCTGAGGCAGCTGCGGGAACAGATCCAGagtctggaggaggagaagggggctgtgACTGAGTCAGTGCGGGCCCTGGTG GTAAACCGGGACAACAATCAAGTGCAGCAG GACCCCCAATATCAGAGTCTGCGGGCACGTGGCCGGGAGATCCGGAAGCAGCTCACACTCCTCTACCCCAAGGAGGCCCAGCTCGAAGAGCAGTTCTACCTGCGGGCACTAAGGCTGCCCAACCAGACCCACCCAGACGTG CCTGTCGGGGACGAAAGCCAGGCCCGCGTGCTCCATGTGGTTGGAGACAAGCCAG CTTTCTCCTTCCAACCCCGGGGCCACCTGGAAATAGCCGAGAAACTCGACATCATCCGACAAAA GCGCCTGTCCCACGTGTCTGGCCACCGCTCCTATTACCTGCGTGGGGCTGGGGCCCTCCTGCAGTACGGCCTGGTCAACTTCACACTCAACAAGCTCATCCACCGG ggCTTCACCCCCATGACGGTGCCAGATCTTCTCCGAGGAGTCGTGTTT GAAGGCTGTGGGATGACACCAAATGCCAAACCATCCCAAATTTACAACATCGACCCCTCCCGCTTTGAAGACCTCAACCTGGCCGGGACGGCAGAGGTAGGACTTGCAG gctACTTCATGGACCACTCCGTGGCCTTCAGGGACCTGCCAATCAG gaTGGTTTGTTCCAGTACCTGCTACCGGGCGGAAACAGACACGGGGAAGGAGCCCTGGGGCCTGTATCGAGTACACCACTTCACCAAG GTGGAGATGTTTGGGGTGACAGGCCCCGGGCTGGAGCAGAGCTCAGAGCTGCTGGAGGAGTACCTGTCCCTTCAGATGGAGATCTTGACAGAGCTGGGCTTGCACTTCCG AGTCCTGGACATGCCCACGCAGGAGCTGGGCCTGCCGGCCTACCGCAAGTTCGACATCGAGGCCTGGATGCCAGGCCGAGGCCGCTTCGGCGAG GTCACCAGCGCTTCCAACTGCACGGACTTCCAGAGCCGCCGTCTGCACATCATGTTCCAGACTGAGGCCGGGGAGCTGCAGTTTGCACACACG GTGAACGCCACGGCCTGCGCTGTCCCTCGTCTCCTCATCGCCCTTCTGGAGAGCTATCAGCAGAAG GACGGCTCGGTGCTTGTGCCCCCTGCCCTCCAGCCCTACCTCGGCACCGATCGGATCACCACCCCCACACACGTGCCTCTCCAGTACATCGGCCCCAACCAGCCCCAGAAGCCCAGGCTCCCGGGCCAGCCTGCCTCGAGCTGA
- the MRPS12 gene encoding small ribosomal subunit protein uS12m, translating into MSWSGLLRGLSTSLNYGLALVPRPWTTRPMATLNQLHRRGPPKFPPPKPGPTEGRPQLKGVVLRTFIRKPKKPNSANRKCCRVRLSTGREAVCFIPGEGHSLQEHHVVLVQGGRTQDLPGVKLKVVRGKYDCGHVQKKK; encoded by the exons ATGTCTTGGTCCGGCCTTCTCCGTGGCCTTAGCACGTCCCTAAATTATG GCCTAGCTCTGGTCCCCCGGCCTTGGACCACGCGTCCCATGGCCACCCTGAACCAGCTACACCGTCGGGGCCCCCCGAAGTTTCCGCCTCCGAAACCAGGCCCGACGGAGGGCCGGCCACAGCTGAAGGGCGTGGTCCTGCGCACCTTTATCCGCAAGCCCAAGAAGCCCAACTCAGCCAACCGCAAGTGTTGCCGCGTGAGGCTCAGCACCGGCCGGGAGGCCGTCTGCTTCATCCCTGGAGAGGGCCACAGCCTGCAGGAGCACCACGTGGTCCTCGTACAGGGTGGCCGCACGCAGGACCTGCCGGGTGTCAAGCTCAAGGTCGTGCGCGGGAAGTACGACTGTGGCCACGTACAGAAGAAGAAGTAA